ACTGGCCGCCCGGTGGGCCATCGCCGATGTCGAGAAATTCTCAGGCAAACCGGTCGCGCTGCCGATCAGCCAGATTGTGGCCATCACCCGCCGCGAAATACTGAACGTCCCCTCGGCACCGACCATTATTTCATCGCCAGGCTCACCGCCTGTCCTGCGTAGTGAATTCACCTTCCTCCAAGGTAAAAACAAGATTCCCAAACACGGAGATTGGGAAAAAGTGGTTACGGCACTGAATTACGATGGCCTTGAACGTGTCATGTCCGATCAGCGCAAATACCAGACCAAACAATTCGACTATGCCGAGTAAGCCCATGCAATCGGTACCCTTCCGATTCTCGACACGCATCTCGATCTATTTTTGCGGACTTTTTCTCCTCGTCCTCGGCATTCTTTTTGCGCTGTGGTTCAACGGTCTGCCACTGATCAGCCTGCAAGGAGCGAGCGAACAAAAACTGGCTGAATCATCGCGACTGCTCGAAGCCTCGGCCGATCAACAACGCGAATATTTTGCGCAATCGATCAACGAGCGCCGGGGCGACATTCTTGTGCTGGCCGAAAGCCGGACACTGGAAATCCAGCTGGCCACGACGTCAGGCAAGGTCGAAAGCGAGCTGCAACAGAATCTGGAACGGGTTTTTGAACGTCTTCAGCGCGCCTATCCGGATCGTTACCTGCAAATTTCCCTGGTCGACCCGAGCACCATGAAAATTCGTGCCTCGTCAAAAACCAACGAGGTCGGCCAGCGCTTTGCGCGTGAAGCATTGATCGAGCGCGCCTCACGGCCAGGCGTGACGGAGCTGATCGAGCAAGTCAATTATGCCGACCGGCCCAATCTGGCCATTCTCCGTCAAGTCCACAACTCGGATGACCATGACCGCCTGGTCGGCATTGTCATTGCCATACTCGATACCCCTTATCTTCTCATCGAGGGCGTACACGCCAGCCATCCCGGCACGACCCTGCTGTTCGACAACACCGGCCGTCAACTGGCGCGCCACCCGTCGAACAATCCGGCCTACGACAACTACCGGCCGGGCAACATGATTGCCAGCGGTTTTGAAGGCTCGCTGATTGAACAAGACCCCTTTGGTCAATCATTCATCACGGTCTACCGCCACATCCCGCTGAGCGGCGCTCAAAGCTGGAGTCTGGTGCATTTGCAAACGGTCGACTCCGCCCTGACCTCGCTGAATATCCAGGCACACCACCTGCTCACGCTCGGAACACTGCTTGCCGTACTGGCCCTGGTGCTTGTTGTGCTGGCCGCCCGCCGGCTGACCTTGCCGCTGGAAACGCTGGCCGCCAACGCCGAACAACTGGGCCAGGGACAACTGGATGTCCGTATGGAATCGGGCAAGAGTGCGGAAACGGTACAACTGGCCGACACCTTCAACAGCATGGCCGACCGCATCCAGCAATCGCACATGCGCCTCGAAGCGGACGTCGTGGCAAGAACTGCCGCACTGGCTCAGGAGCGCGATCTGGCGCAGCATTATCTGGACATTGCCATGGTCATGCTGCTTGCGCTCGATACGCAGGGCAGGATTGTCATGATCAACCGAAAAGGGGCGGAAATCATCGGCCGTCCCAGTGCAGAGTTGCTCGGCATGAACTGGTTCGAGAATTTCCTGCCTCCCGAGAGGGTGCAGGAAGTGTGCTGCCTTTTTGCCGGGATGATTGCCGGTGATACCGACATTCCTGAAAACCATGAGAACCAGATCATCAACAGCCGGGGCGAACGTCGCCTGATTTACTGGAGCAATACGCTGCTCAGGGATGCTTCCGGCCAGATCGTCGGCACCCTGTCGTCCGGCGAAGACATCACCCTTCGCCGGCAGGCTGAGCTTGAACTGATCAACCATCGAAACCACCTTGAAGAACTGGTCGAACAGCGGACCACCGACCTGTCGAAAGCCAAGGAAAGCGCAGAAATGGCCAACCGCGCCAAGAGCACCTTCCTGGCCAACATGAGCCACGAATTGCGCACGCCGATGAATGCGATCATCGGCCTGACCCACATCGTCGGTCGCAACAACCACGACCAGGCGCAGGGTGAACGGCTCGGCAAGATCAGTATGTCGGCCAATCATCTGCTGCATTTGCTCAACGACATTCTTGATTTGTCCAAGATCGAAGCCGATCACCTGGTTCTGGAAAAAACAGAATTCCGCCTGGGGACCATCCTGAGCAACATCGATAGTCTCTCGATAGACCGGATCGGTGCCAAGGGCTTGGTTCTGAACAAACAGATCGAGCCCGACCTGGCCAATCGCGTACTCCGGGGCGACTCGCTTCGCATCCAGCAAGTACTGCTCAACCTGGTCGGGAATGCGATCAAGTTCACCGAACGCGGCAGTATTTCAATCGTCGTTGCAGTGCAGGAAGAAATCAACGACCAACTTCTTGTCAGCTTTGAAATCAGGGATACCGGCATTGGTATTTCGAAGGAAGCGATTGCCCGGCTATTCAATCCTTTCGAGCAGGCCGATGATTCAACCACGCGCAAATACGGCGGTACCGGGCTCGGTCTGGCAATCAGCAAACGAGTCGTCCAACTGATGGGCGGTGAAATCAGCGTCACAAGCACGCCGGATGCCGGCAGTTCATTCCGTTTTTCTGTTCCGCTGGGCAAAATGGAAGCCTGTGCGCAGCCTGCGGCAGCTAGTCCACATTCGTCGATCGATGCGGAAGGCATTCTGAAATCACGTTTCCCCGGCACGCACATCCTGCTGGCCGAGGACGACCTGATCAACCAGGAAGTCGCCAAAGAACTGTTGCAGGATGTGCTTGGCTTCTCGGTCAGCATCGCCAACAACGGACGTGAAGCCGTCACACAGGCTGAAAATGGCCGTTTTGACATCATCCTGATGGACATGCAAATGCCGGAAATGGATGGTCTGGAAGCCACCCGGCAGATTCGGACGCAGCCACGCAACAGCAAAACACCGATTCTGGCGATGACTGCCAATGCCTTCGAAGATCACCGCCAAGCCTGTCTGTCAGCGGGTATGGATGACTTCATTGCCAAACCGGTTGATCCCGACATTCTTTTTGCCACGCTGCTGCGCTGGCTTGAAACTGCCACCCGGCAATAGACAACGGTACCTCTTTCGCACCGCACAGGTGCCAAGCTCGAAAACCCACTCACAAATAGGAATAATTCCTATTTACAAAGCACCATCCCACCCATACAATGAGAACAATTCTTGTATAGGGAAATGTCATGAGCAGCATCCTTAACTTGTCGTTTGCCGGGTTTGTCCTGTGGGTCTTGATGTCTGCGCATAACTGGCTTTAAGCAAGGAGTCGAGCATGCCAAAAACAGAACTGTGGGCCGGCGCATTAAGCCTTCTGCTCCATCATTCGGAAACCGCCTGCCCCCATGCCGCCAGTCAGGCCGCCCGTTTACTCGAATGTATTTCGGATGCCAGCGACCTGGACGAAGCAACCCGGGCCTTGTGTGACCGAGCCAGCATCCGCTTGAGTCAGAGCAGCAAAAATCCCGGATTTACCAAGTAGACCGCAACACGCTTCATTTGCCCCATCAGCCAGCCACGCCCGAACGGGTTAGCCAGCCAGCCAACCGGATCAGGCCATGCCCAAACAATTCCCTTTCCACGTCGCTGGCGGCAGCCTTCCCGCCGCCCCGGCATTTCCCGGCTTGCCCAAGCCATTTGACTTCAGCTTGCCCGAAGCCAGCGAGCAGCTCGCCAGAGGTTCGCGTCGCCGGCGTCTGTGGGAAATTTCGCACAAATTCCACTGCCCGATCATTGGCGTCTGCTTTGCCGTTGATGAACTTCGCAGCCTGATGAAAAAAGTGATGCACTTTCCGGGTGACACCAGCGATTTCGTTTTGCACACAAGTGCCGTCGGTGCCTGCGAGCATCGCACTCCGCTCGCCGAGCTTCTCTACAAAACACTGGAACGCCGCTATCAGACGGACATCCGGCGCTTTGCCGCAGCTCGGGAGACTCAGGGCCTTCGACAACTCTGGCAGGAAAGTCTGCGGATCGGAACGGCCATTCCTGCCGCACTCTGGGCAACATGGTCGCACCCGTCGTGCGACAAAGCACTGGAGCAGGAAATTTATGGCGACATCCATATGCTTCAGCACCAGATCGGGACCGGCACAAGGACCGACTTGAAAGCTTTCGCCAAACTGCAGCAAGAAAATCGGGAGCTCGAACGCCAGGCCATGCTCGCTCGCCAGGAAATTGCCCTGATCCGCGAAGAACGCTTGCGCGAAGCACAACGCCAGGAACAGTGCATCAGCGAATTACGCATCGAACTGGCCGGCAAAGACGCCTGCCTGGCGCGTCAGGCAGGCGAACTGGACACCCTGCGCAGCAGCATTCCCGAACTCAAGAACAGGCAGGCGCTAGCCCGTCGAGCCAGTGATGCAGAAGCACGCGCGCTGGCCATTTCTGCCCATGCCGCCCGACTCGAACTGGAAAACAACGCACTGCGCCGAAGCGGCCAGAATGGATTGCCCGACACCGCGATAGATGAAACATCCGCGGGCCCGGACTGCGCTATCGCCCAACTGGCCAGCCACGAACGACTGGATGGCAAAAATGTCCTGTGCGTCGGCGGGCGGGCAGGATCGATCGAAGCCTACCGCGGCATCATCGAGCAGCATGGCGGACGCTTCCTGCACCACGACGGCGGCCTTGAAGAAAGTCTGCACCGGATCGATGGTGCACTGGCCGCGGCCGACCTGGTCATCTGCCAAGCTGGCTGCATCAGCCACAACGCTTACTGGCGGGTCAAGGAACAGTGCAAGCGGACAGGCAAGCCATGCATTTTCATGAAAAATACAGGGGCATCAAGCCTGGCCAGATCGCTTGCTGAAAACATCAATCGACTGAACGCACTCGATGCGGCCGAGCTTGAATAATTTCAGAACGCCTTGAAACCAACGAAACACAATTGACATTCATTCGCATTTATATACAATGCGAATGGTTCTCATTGTTCAATCTTTCTTCGGAATTGATGCCATGTACGTCTGTGTTTGCCACGCAGTGACCGATCGCCAGATTCGTGAAGCCGCGCAAGGCGGGGCCAGAACCCTGAAAGACCTGCGGCGCGATCTGGGTGTGACCCGCGACTGCGGTCGCTGCGCCTCATGCGCCCACGATTGCCTGCAGGAAGCACACGGCAACCAGAAAAAACCCGGCAAGGTGATGCGCAAAACAGCCTGAGTTGCCGTCTTTCCCGGCGAATACACCGCCCGGCGACCCAATCAGCCAATCTGAAACAAAACGTCTTGGCGTTACCGCCAATTTGGCCAACGGGCACCTTGCTGGCAAGGCGCCCATCACAAGCCGCTCATGCCTCGTTGAGCAAAACCCAGTGATTATCCAGCGCCATCGGCTTCGGCCATGGCAATAGCGCCGCCTTGGCGGTCGGATGCCAGCGAACCAGACCCAGTCCCGTCGCAACCAGCACGCCCCCACCCTTGCCCGGACCATTCCAGCCGGCCAGGGCATAGGCTTCTTCAAGCTCGACGATGTGCGTCAGCTTGTCGGGCGTCGCCGGATGCCATAACTGAGCCAGCCCTGCCTGATTGCTCGACAAGGCAAATCCGCCGTTATAGGCCGCCGTTATATCACCCGCATAACCAAAACCGTCATTGGCACGCGTCGGCACGCTCAGTTCATCGCCATCAAGAACGGCCAAAATCGGGGCGGAAGAACGTTTGCCTGCATCGTCGTGCTCGGCCTGGATGGCAATGCCAAGATACGCATCGGCATCAACCGGCGTGTGGCTCCAGGCCAGGTGACGCAAACTGAGCCTCGGATCATCGAGACGCCACTGGCGCAGCAGCTGGCCGTTGCGCTGATCGATGCGGACCAATGACGGGTCCATCCGGTGCAGGTCGTATTTTTTATCTGCCGGGGTCCGCGGCACACCGCCGTTGGCAACGATCAGATTGCCTTGATGGTCGAGCAGCAGTTGATGCGGGTCGATACCATGGGTTTCCCACTCGGCAACTTTCTTCAGCGTTTTGAGGTCGCGAACGCCAATTTTCCCTTGCCCGGTCGTCAGATTTGTTTCCGTCGTGTAGAGCAAGTTGCCGTTGGCCGATACGACAGCGTGGCCGTTCAGACGGACGGAGGCACTTTCTTCCGCCATGTCGAGTTGCTGGACGATCTTGCCATCGACATCGCAACGCAGCATCCAGCCGCCCGGCCGGGCGCCAACCACAAGCAGGCCGCCGTCCGGTTCGGGCAG
The sequence above is drawn from the Dechloromonas sp. TW-R-39-2 genome and encodes:
- a CDS encoding (2Fe-2S)-binding protein, which produces MYVCVCHAVTDRQIREAAQGGARTLKDLRRDLGVTRDCGRCASCAHDCLQEAHGNQKKPGKVMRKTA
- a CDS encoding DUF1513 domain-containing protein, which produces MNRRQILLALAGMATLPKLSLAAPAIHQAIIGAAWRGPNKSDPYFAGMLRADWDSKKIDIGYAVPLPTRPHGLLPEPDGGLLVVGARPGGWMLRCDVDGKIVQQLDMAEESASVRLNGHAVVSANGNLLYTTETNLTTGQGKIGVRDLKTLKKVAEWETHGIDPHQLLLDHQGNLIVANGGVPRTPADKKYDLHRMDPSLVRIDQRNGQLLRQWRLDDPRLSLRHLAWSHTPVDADAYLGIAIQAEHDDAGKRSSAPILAVLDGDELSVPTRANDGFGYAGDITAAYNGGFALSSNQAGLAQLWHPATPDKLTHIVELEEAYALAGWNGPGKGGGVLVATGLGLVRWHPTAKAALLPWPKPMALDNHWVLLNEA
- a CDS encoding ATP-binding protein; the encoded protein is MQSVPFRFSTRISIYFCGLFLLVLGILFALWFNGLPLISLQGASEQKLAESSRLLEASADQQREYFAQSINERRGDILVLAESRTLEIQLATTSGKVESELQQNLERVFERLQRAYPDRYLQISLVDPSTMKIRASSKTNEVGQRFAREALIERASRPGVTELIEQVNYADRPNLAILRQVHNSDDHDRLVGIVIAILDTPYLLIEGVHASHPGTTLLFDNTGRQLARHPSNNPAYDNYRPGNMIASGFEGSLIEQDPFGQSFITVYRHIPLSGAQSWSLVHLQTVDSALTSLNIQAHHLLTLGTLLAVLALVLVVLAARRLTLPLETLAANAEQLGQGQLDVRMESGKSAETVQLADTFNSMADRIQQSHMRLEADVVARTAALAQERDLAQHYLDIAMVMLLALDTQGRIVMINRKGAEIIGRPSAELLGMNWFENFLPPERVQEVCCLFAGMIAGDTDIPENHENQIINSRGERRLIYWSNTLLRDASGQIVGTLSSGEDITLRRQAELELINHRNHLEELVEQRTTDLSKAKESAEMANRAKSTFLANMSHELRTPMNAIIGLTHIVGRNNHDQAQGERLGKISMSANHLLHLLNDILDLSKIEADHLVLEKTEFRLGTILSNIDSLSIDRIGAKGLVLNKQIEPDLANRVLRGDSLRIQQVLLNLVGNAIKFTERGSISIVVAVQEEINDQLLVSFEIRDTGIGISKEAIARLFNPFEQADDSTTRKYGGTGLGLAISKRVVQLMGGEISVTSTPDAGSSFRFSVPLGKMEACAQPAAASPHSSIDAEGILKSRFPGTHILLAEDDLINQEVAKELLQDVLGFSVSIANNGREAVTQAENGRFDIILMDMQMPEMDGLEATRQIRTQPRNSKTPILAMTANAFEDHRQACLSAGMDDFIAKPVDPDILFATLLRWLETATRQ
- a CDS encoding DUF2325 domain-containing protein, whose protein sequence is MPKQFPFHVAGGSLPAAPAFPGLPKPFDFSLPEASEQLARGSRRRRLWEISHKFHCPIIGVCFAVDELRSLMKKVMHFPGDTSDFVLHTSAVGACEHRTPLAELLYKTLERRYQTDIRRFAAARETQGLRQLWQESLRIGTAIPAALWATWSHPSCDKALEQEIYGDIHMLQHQIGTGTRTDLKAFAKLQQENRELERQAMLARQEIALIREERLREAQRQEQCISELRIELAGKDACLARQAGELDTLRSSIPELKNRQALARRASDAEARALAISAHAARLELENNALRRSGQNGLPDTAIDETSAGPDCAIAQLASHERLDGKNVLCVGGRAGSIEAYRGIIEQHGGRFLHHDGGLEESLHRIDGALAAADLVICQAGCISHNAYWRVKEQCKRTGKPCIFMKNTGASSLARSLAENINRLNALDAAELE